The Salmonella enterica subsp. houtenae serovar Houten genome has a segment encoding these proteins:
- a CDS encoding protein yjjA, translating into MNTAKHVLCCAAVASVLISTSGIAASWQDSLSGAASQLSAQGANSQQGGMSLSALTGLLSNGAQSLSADNMNNAAGILQYCAKQKLASATNVENVKNQILNKLGLDTTQQAQDTNYLDGLQGLLKTKDGQQLNLNNIGSTPLAEKVKTKACDLVLQQGLNFLS; encoded by the coding sequence ATGAATACAGCGAAACATGTTCTGTGCTGCGCGGCGGTCGCCAGCGTACTGATTTCCACCAGCGGTATCGCCGCCTCCTGGCAGGATTCGCTTTCCGGCGCCGCCAGTCAGTTAAGCGCTCAGGGCGCGAACTCACAGCAGGGCGGGATGTCGCTTTCTGCGCTAACCGGTCTGCTCAGCAACGGCGCCCAGTCGCTCAGCGCCGATAATATGAACAATGCCGCCGGTATTTTGCAGTACTGCGCCAAACAGAAACTGGCGTCCGCCACCAACGTGGAGAACGTTAAAAATCAGATTCTGAACAAGCTGGGGTTAGATACCACACAGCAGGCGCAGGACACTAACTACCTGGACGGCCTGCAAGGGTTGCTCAAAACGAAGGACGGCCAGCAGTTGAACCTCAATAATATCGGCAGTACGCCGCTGGCGGAAAAGGTGAAAACCAAAGCGTGCGATCTGGTGTTGCAGCAAGGACTGAATTTTCTCTCCTGA
- the mdoB gene encoding phosphoglycerol transferase has protein sequence MSELLSVALFLASVLIYAWKAGRNTWWFAATLTVLGLFVILNITLYASDYFTGDGINDAVLYTLTNSLTGAGVGKYILPGIGIVLALVAVFGALGWVLRRRRHHPHHVGYSLLALLLALGSVDASPAFRQITELVKSQTRDGDPDFAVYYKEPAKTIPNPKLNLVYIYGESLERTYFDNDAFPNLTPELGALKNEGLDFSHTMQLPGTDYTIAGMVASQCGIPLFAPFEGNASASVSSFFPQNICLGDILKNSGYQNYFVQGANLRFAGKDVFLKSHGFDHLYGAEELKTVVAAPSYRNDWGFYDDTVLDEAWKKFEALSRSGQRFSLFTLTVDTHHPDGFISRTCNRKRYDYDGKPNQSFSAVSCSQENIAEFINKIKTSPWFKDTVIVVSSDHLAMNNTAWKYLNKQDRNNLFFILRGDKPQQETLAVKRNTMDNGATVLDILGGDNFIGLGRSSLSGQSLSEVFLNVKEKVLAMKPDIVRLWNFPKEMKAFTIDRDKNMIAFSGSHFRLPLLLRVSDKRVEPLPESEYSAPLRFQLADFAPRDNFVWVDRCYKMAQLWAPALALSTDWCVSQGQLGGQQTVQHVDKAQWKGKTAFKETVIDMQRYKGNVDTLKIVDNDIRYKADSFIFNVAGAPEEVKQFSGISRPESWGRWSNAQLGDEVKIEYKAPLPKKFDLVITAKAFGDNANRPIPVRVGNEEQTLVLGHDVSTITLHFNNPTDANTLVIAPPVPVSTNEGNILGHSPRKLGIGMVEIKVVNAES, from the coding sequence TTGTCCGAGTTGCTCTCTGTCGCTCTGTTTCTCGCCTCTGTGCTGATATATGCCTGGAAGGCGGGCCGTAACACCTGGTGGTTTGCCGCCACTCTCACGGTGCTGGGACTTTTTGTCATTCTGAATATTACCCTGTATGCCAGCGACTATTTTACCGGCGACGGGATCAACGACGCAGTGCTTTATACGCTCACGAATAGCCTGACGGGAGCGGGAGTCGGCAAATATATTCTGCCGGGAATCGGCATTGTCCTTGCGTTAGTGGCGGTATTCGGCGCACTGGGATGGGTACTACGCCGCCGCCGTCACCATCCTCATCATGTCGGTTACAGCCTGCTGGCGTTACTGCTGGCGTTGGGTTCGGTCGACGCCAGCCCGGCGTTTCGCCAGATCACCGAACTGGTAAAATCACAAACGCGCGATGGCGATCCGGATTTTGCCGTTTATTATAAAGAACCAGCAAAAACCATTCCTAATCCAAAGCTCAATCTGGTCTATATCTACGGCGAGAGCCTGGAACGGACCTATTTTGATAATGACGCTTTCCCCAATCTCACGCCCGAGTTGGGCGCGCTGAAAAATGAGGGGCTGGATTTCAGCCATACCATGCAACTGCCGGGAACGGATTACACCATCGCCGGGATGGTGGCTTCCCAGTGTGGTATTCCGCTGTTTGCGCCGTTTGAGGGCAATGCCTCAGCGTCGGTGTCCAGCTTCTTCCCGCAAAATATTTGCCTCGGCGACATTCTGAAAAACTCCGGCTACCAGAACTATTTCGTGCAGGGCGCTAACCTGCGTTTTGCCGGGAAAGACGTGTTCCTGAAATCACACGGATTTGATCATCTGTACGGCGCTGAAGAGCTGAAAACGGTGGTGGCGGCCCCCTCTTATCGTAACGACTGGGGCTTCTACGACGATACGGTGCTTGACGAGGCATGGAAGAAATTTGAAGCGCTTTCCCGCTCAGGCCAGCGGTTTTCGCTGTTTACGCTGACCGTAGATACTCACCACCCGGACGGGTTTATCTCACGCACCTGTAACCGTAAACGCTACGATTACGACGGCAAGCCCAACCAGTCCTTTAGCGCCGTAAGTTGCAGCCAGGAAAACATCGCCGAGTTTATCAACAAAATCAAAACGTCACCGTGGTTTAAAGATACCGTAATCGTCGTTTCTTCCGACCATCTGGCGATGAATAATACGGCCTGGAAATACCTGAATAAGCAAGATCGCAACAATCTGTTTTTCATTCTGCGCGGCGATAAACCGCAGCAGGAGACGCTGGCGGTCAAACGCAACACGATGGACAACGGCGCAACGGTGCTGGATATTCTCGGCGGCGATAATTTTATCGGTCTGGGACGTAGCAGCCTTTCCGGGCAGTCGCTGTCGGAAGTGTTCCTGAATGTAAAAGAGAAAGTGCTGGCGATGAAGCCGGATATTGTTCGCCTGTGGAATTTCCCGAAAGAGATGAAAGCGTTCACTATCGATCGGGACAAAAACATGATCGCGTTTTCCGGCAGCCACTTCCGCCTGCCGTTACTGCTGCGCGTATCGGATAAGCGTGTTGAACCATTACCGGAAAGCGAATATTCCGCTCCGCTGCGGTTCCAGTTGGCCGACTTCGCCCCGCGCGATAATTTTGTTTGGGTCGATCGCTGCTACAAAATGGCGCAGCTATGGGCGCCAGCGCTGGCGCTCTCTACCGACTGGTGCGTCTCGCAGGGGCAGCTTGGCGGACAACAAACCGTACAGCATGTCGATAAAGCGCAGTGGAAAGGCAAAACCGCATTTAAAGAGACGGTGATTGATATGCAACGCTATAAAGGCAACGTCGATACCTTAAAGATTGTCGATAACGATATTCGTTATAAAGCTGATAGCTTTATCTTTAATGTCGCGGGCGCGCCGGAGGAGGTGAAGCAGTTTAGCGGTATTTCCCGACCGGAGTCCTGGGGACGCTGGTCAAATGCGCAGTTGGGCGATGAGGTTAAAATCGAATATAAAGCGCCGTTGCCGAAAAAGTTTGATCTGGTGATCACCGCCAAAGCCTTCGGCGACAACGCGAATCGCCCAATTCCGGTACGCGTAGGCAACGAAGAACAGACACTGGTGCTGGGCCACGATGTGTCCACTATCACGCTGCATTTCAACAACCCGACGGACGCGAATACCTTAGTCATTGCGCCGCCCGTTCCCGTCTCCACCAACGAAGGTAATATTTTGGGCCATTCGCCGCGCAAATTGGGGATCGGGATGGTGGAAATCAAAGTGGTGAACGCGGAAAGCTAA
- the frlB_2 gene encoding putative glucosamine-fructose-6-phosphate aminotransferase, giving the protein MLGFNQDEYLTSAREIIAARQKAEQVADEIYQAGFSSLFFASVGGSLAPMMAMNEFAKELTTLPVYVEQAAELIHKGNKRLNKDSVVVTLSKSGDTKESVAIAEWCKAQGIRVVAITKNADSPLAQAATWHIPMRHKNGVEYEYMLLYWLFFRVLSRNNEFASYDRFASQLETLPANLLKAKQKFDPQADAIASRYFNSDYMMWVGGAEMWGEVYLFSMCILEEMQWKRTRPVSSAEFFHGALELLEKDVPLILVKGEGKCRALDERVERFASKITENLVVIDPQEYALEGVDEAFRWIMAPCVVSTLLVDRLAAHFEKYTGHSLDIRRYYRQFEY; this is encoded by the coding sequence ATGTTGGGTTTTAATCAGGACGAGTACCTGACGAGTGCTCGTGAGATCATCGCTGCGCGCCAGAAGGCAGAACAGGTTGCTGACGAGATTTATCAGGCCGGGTTCAGTTCTTTATTTTTTGCCTCTGTTGGCGGTTCACTGGCGCCAATGATGGCAATGAATGAATTCGCCAAAGAATTAACGACGTTGCCGGTTTATGTTGAGCAGGCAGCAGAATTAATTCATAAAGGAAATAAACGGCTGAATAAAGATTCCGTGGTTGTTACGCTGTCTAAATCCGGTGATACCAAAGAATCGGTGGCGATCGCCGAGTGGTGTAAAGCGCAGGGAATACGCGTAGTCGCCATTACCAAAAATGCGGACTCTCCGCTGGCGCAGGCGGCGACCTGGCATATTCCGATGCGCCACAAAAATGGCGTGGAATATGAATATATGCTGCTGTACTGGCTGTTTTTCCGCGTGCTGTCGCGCAATAACGAATTCGCCAGTTACGATCGCTTCGCCAGCCAACTGGAAACGCTGCCGGCGAATCTGCTGAAAGCCAAACAAAAATTCGATCCGCAGGCGGACGCTATCGCCAGCCGTTATTTCAATAGCGATTATATGATGTGGGTGGGCGGCGCGGAGATGTGGGGCGAGGTTTATCTGTTCTCCATGTGCATCCTGGAAGAGATGCAGTGGAAACGCACGCGCCCCGTTAGCTCTGCGGAGTTTTTCCACGGCGCGCTGGAGCTGCTGGAAAAAGACGTTCCGCTCATTCTGGTGAAAGGGGAAGGGAAATGCCGCGCGCTGGATGAACGCGTTGAGCGTTTTGCCAGTAAAATTACCGAAAATTTAGTGGTGATTGACCCGCAAGAGTACGCCCTGGAAGGCGTTGACGAGGCGTTCCGCTGGATCATGGCGCCGTGCGTTGTTTCGACATTGTTAGTTGACCGACTGGCGGCGCACTTTGAGAAGTATACCGGCCATAGTCTGGATATTCGCCGCTACTATCGTCAGTTTGAGTATTAA
- the glmS_2 gene encoding phosphosugar isomerase, giving the protein MSPTMLTYINEESDVLANIILRHRQSLEEVSRFASQKPLRRILILATGSSLNAAFCARYFFERCGISIDIKEPYTFSQHENSDPQADMVIAISQSGRSASTLEAMRKVQAQGRPVFALTADPQSPLGKASDYPLDILTGIESVGFVTRGFSATVLNLLLIAVLIARQQQRLTEPQVEEYVAQLQRIAATLPLVIVRTEAFIRQHRAVLQNGKRFVATGYGALVGVAKELETKFTETVRVPSSGFELEAYMHGPYLEANAEHVMFFFEDRPDARSRALRAYMTPAVAKTFTLTLAKAAQDDQTLALDVAVDHHFSPLLLIVPVQLMAFHIASLKGIDLSVRIFDDFDRVLKSKI; this is encoded by the coding sequence ATGTCACCAACCATGCTGACCTATATTAACGAAGAATCTGACGTCCTAGCGAATATCATTCTCCGCCATCGCCAGTCGCTTGAGGAAGTATCGCGGTTCGCCAGCCAAAAACCGTTACGACGAATCCTGATATTAGCCACCGGATCGTCGTTGAATGCCGCCTTTTGCGCCCGCTATTTCTTTGAGCGCTGTGGTATCTCTATCGATATTAAAGAGCCGTACACCTTTAGCCAGCATGAGAATAGCGATCCGCAAGCCGATATGGTTATTGCTATTTCTCAGAGCGGGAGAAGCGCTTCTACCCTGGAGGCGATGCGTAAAGTTCAGGCTCAGGGACGGCCGGTATTCGCCCTGACCGCCGATCCGCAAAGCCCTCTTGGCAAGGCCAGTGATTATCCGCTGGATATTCTGACCGGGATTGAGTCCGTCGGCTTTGTTACCCGTGGATTTAGCGCGACGGTACTGAATTTGTTACTTATCGCGGTGTTAATTGCCCGTCAACAGCAGCGACTGACAGAACCGCAGGTCGAGGAGTATGTGGCGCAGCTTCAACGCATTGCGGCAACCCTGCCGTTGGTTATCGTGCGTACGGAAGCATTTATTCGTCAACACCGCGCTGTTTTGCAAAACGGTAAGCGTTTTGTGGCGACAGGCTACGGCGCGCTGGTTGGGGTGGCAAAAGAGCTGGAAACTAAATTTACCGAGACGGTGCGTGTTCCTTCAAGCGGGTTTGAGCTGGAAGCCTATATGCACGGCCCGTATCTGGAAGCCAATGCGGAACATGTGATGTTCTTCTTTGAGGACCGGCCCGACGCGCGCTCCAGGGCGCTACGGGCGTATATGACGCCTGCGGTCGCCAAAACCTTTACCCTCACGCTGGCGAAGGCGGCGCAGGATGACCAGACGCTTGCGCTGGATGTAGCGGTTGATCACCATTTTTCGCCATTGCTGTTGATTGTGCCGGTACAGCTCATGGCGTTTCATATCGCCTCACTGAAAGGCATCGACCTTTCGGTACGCATTTTTGACGATTTCGATCGCGTTTTAAAAAGTAAAATCTGA
- the manZ_5 gene encoding PTS system IId component, which yields MTMKMISDKDRQQAETTGLVTARDLRRVFWRSFQMEFSWNYERQMNLAFVYTLIPVLKKLYSRKEDLAEALKRHLAFFNTTPHIVTLILGITVAMEEKNSQQKEMDASSIDNVKASLMGPLAGIGDSFFWGTLRLIATGIGTSLALKGNILGPILFLLVFNVPHILARWFFTRWGYVLGTGVLQRIQQSGMMESLTYGASIIGLMVVGAMTASMIDITIPITFGTGDAKTHVQDIINDIMPCLLPLISFAIVYWLLGKKVKPLTIIGGIALVGIFGSWIGLF from the coding sequence ATGACGATGAAGATGATTTCTGATAAAGACCGCCAGCAGGCGGAAACCACAGGTCTGGTCACCGCGCGTGATTTACGCCGCGTCTTCTGGCGGTCATTCCAGATGGAGTTTTCCTGGAACTATGAACGACAAATGAACCTGGCGTTCGTCTATACGCTTATCCCGGTATTAAAGAAACTGTATAGCCGTAAAGAAGATCTTGCCGAAGCGCTAAAACGCCATCTGGCTTTCTTTAATACCACGCCGCACATTGTGACGTTGATCCTCGGTATTACCGTGGCGATGGAGGAGAAAAATAGCCAGCAGAAAGAGATGGACGCCAGTTCTATCGATAACGTCAAAGCGTCGTTAATGGGGCCGCTGGCGGGTATTGGCGACTCTTTTTTCTGGGGAACATTACGTCTTATCGCCACCGGCATCGGTACCAGTCTGGCGCTGAAAGGCAATATTCTGGGGCCGATTTTATTTCTGCTGGTGTTTAACGTACCGCATATTCTGGCCCGCTGGTTCTTTACCCGCTGGGGCTATGTGCTGGGAACCGGCGTACTGCAACGTATTCAGCAAAGCGGAATGATGGAGAGCTTAACCTATGGCGCGTCGATTATCGGTCTGATGGTGGTTGGCGCGATGACGGCCTCCATGATTGATATCACCATTCCCATTACGTTTGGTACAGGAGACGCGAAAACCCATGTTCAGGACATTATTAACGACATCATGCCTTGTCTGCTGCCGTTAATTAGCTTCGCCATTGTGTACTGGCTGTTGGGGAAAAAGGTGAAACCGTTAACCATTATTGGCGGTATTGCGCTGGTGGGAATTTTTGGTTCATGGATAGGGTTATTTTAA
- the agaC_3 gene encoding PTS system, IIc component has protein sequence MVEALLLGLVAFIAQSEYALGTSLISRPIVTGLLTGLVLGDMETGIVMGATLELAFIGSFSVGASLPPDVVTGGILGVAFAINSGAGAETALLLGLPIATLALIVKNIYNGMFIPLLCHKADAYAEVGDTRGIERMHLISGIGLSLTLGIIVTVSYLAGVNVVKGFLDAIPEFIKHGLSVATGIIPALGFAMLARLLINKKVAPYFFLGFVLMAYLKIPVTGIAILGAIVAVVMVNMPKFAASQPAPAQGASHDDEDDF, from the coding sequence ATGGTAGAGGCGCTTTTACTTGGACTGGTGGCGTTTATCGCCCAGTCTGAATATGCATTAGGGACGTCGCTGATTTCCAGGCCTATCGTGACCGGACTTTTAACCGGACTGGTGTTGGGCGACATGGAAACCGGAATTGTGATGGGCGCGACGCTGGAGCTGGCGTTTATCGGCTCCTTTTCGGTGGGCGCGTCACTGCCGCCGGATGTGGTCACTGGCGGTATTTTAGGTGTGGCCTTTGCGATTAATTCCGGCGCCGGGGCGGAAACCGCGCTGTTATTAGGTTTACCTATCGCGACACTGGCGTTAATTGTGAAAAATATCTATAACGGAATGTTTATTCCGTTGCTCTGTCATAAAGCCGATGCTTACGCTGAGGTGGGGGATACCCGGGGCATTGAGCGTATGCATTTAATCTCCGGTATTGGGCTGTCGCTGACGCTGGGGATTATCGTCACGGTCTCTTATTTAGCGGGCGTGAATGTGGTTAAAGGTTTTCTGGATGCCATTCCTGAATTTATTAAACATGGTTTAAGCGTTGCCACAGGTATTATTCCCGCGCTGGGTTTTGCCATGCTGGCGCGATTATTAATTAATAAAAAAGTCGCCCCGTATTTTTTCCTCGGTTTTGTCTTAATGGCGTATTTAAAAATACCGGTGACGGGGATTGCGATTCTCGGCGCGATTGTCGCCGTCGTGATGGTCAACATGCCGAAATTTGCGGCCTCGCAACCGGCACCCGCGCAAGGAGCGTCTCATGACGATGAAGATGATTTCTGA
- a CDS encoding PTS system, IIb component, producing MIVFLRVDHRLLHGQVAFSWTQYVGADCILIANDSVPNDDLRKTTIKMAKPPAVKLVIKNIADSIEAIKSGVTDKYKLFIVVESVTDAYRLARELPDIKSINLGGTKVREGSQNIAKAINLLADEMTQLRELAAGGVEVEIRLVPNDRKQLFA from the coding sequence ATGATTGTTTTTTTACGGGTGGATCATCGTTTATTACATGGACAGGTCGCCTTTTCCTGGACGCAATACGTTGGCGCCGACTGTATTTTAATTGCCAACGACAGCGTACCTAATGATGACCTGCGTAAAACCACCATTAAAATGGCGAAGCCGCCCGCGGTGAAGCTGGTTATTAAAAATATTGCCGACTCAATTGAAGCGATAAAAAGCGGTGTTACTGATAAATATAAACTTTTTATTGTTGTTGAATCCGTGACGGATGCGTACCGGCTGGCGCGCGAATTACCCGACATTAAAAGCATTAATTTAGGCGGCACGAAGGTGCGTGAAGGGAGTCAGAATATTGCTAAAGCCATCAATCTGTTAGCGGATGAAATGACTCAACTTCGGGAGCTGGCGGCTGGCGGAGTAGAGGTAGAAATTCGGCTGGTGCCTAACGATCGTAAACAACTTTTTGCCTGA
- the manX_2 gene encoding PTS permease, with protein sequence MKRHYIFASHGTLASGVLNSVELILGKRSNVWTLCAYVEEDVDLSQQIDTLIAQIPPEDEIIALTDIFAGSVNNEFIRYLSRANFHLLAGINLPLVIDLFMSENDGNTTHTIMTALADSKENIQYCNQTITSAMQSDKDF encoded by the coding sequence ATGAAGAGACATTATATTTTCGCCAGCCACGGCACGCTGGCCAGCGGGGTTTTAAACTCCGTGGAGCTGATTTTAGGCAAACGGTCAAATGTCTGGACGCTGTGCGCTTACGTTGAAGAGGACGTGGATTTAAGCCAGCAGATAGATACGCTAATTGCCCAGATCCCGCCGGAAGATGAAATTATTGCGCTGACCGATATTTTTGCCGGCAGCGTGAATAACGAATTTATACGTTATTTATCGCGTGCCAATTTTCATCTGCTGGCCGGGATTAACCTGCCGCTGGTTATCGATCTCTTTATGTCGGAAAACGATGGCAATACCACGCATACCATAATGACGGCGCTAGCGGATTCAAAAGAAAATATTCAGTACTGCAATCAAACTATCACTAGCGCCATGCAAAGCGATAAAGATTTTTAA
- a CDS encoding transcriptional regulator — protein sequence MRKDALLAFLMNQTDFFDPENVSEVFTARYLAQRFNMQRNTASHYLNQLVAQGVLCKINTRPVYFLHKQAFSQQFFILSRNEYASVAELLAHGEQECAPDDHFSLLIGHNESLKRLIEQLKTALFYPDGGLPLLMTGESGTGKSYLAQLMHEYAIAQALLSPDAPFISFNCAQYASNPELLAANLFGYVKGAFTGAQSDRPGAFEAADGGMLFLDEVHRLSAEGQEKLFTWLDRGEIYRVGDTAQGHPVSVRLVFATTEEIHSTFLTTFLRRIPIQVNLPDLQHRSRQEKEALILLFFWTEAKKLSATLILKPRLLQILNQYVYRGNVGELKNVVKYAVATAWAKKPGQETVTVSLHDLPDAMLSALPSLNEPLADDAPVSISPDTNLTWLLRARDEMQGMIHDTQCHVLALYELVRSGKEGWETVQKRMGDEIETLFDRLIFTGDDNVRSQRLLLITSQVREEFYRLEKRFNMQLNGNCIYALSHYLIHRTAQAPSRLNSEQIRRLDAFLAQKSPLLYSFCLQILETLGQKLDLEPRRIDMLLLALWLYKQGANSQKQVTHAVILAHGYTTASSIANVANRLLKNTIFESFDMPLDVTPEAIAQQVMRYLEGHPLASGLMILVDMGSLKAIHRHFDRALSTPVTIINNVSTSMALYVGERILQGHFIEEIARDIARDVPVEYQLYWPKSDKPRAILTTCATGIGVATNLCALLSASIPQALEIDVVACDYAMLASNKTQEPVFIRYDVLAIVGTLDPHIASVPWISLDSLISGEGNHYLMRLFGSLTTPEQVAEINNLLLKNFSLRRVIESVTILDTSKVINHVEQFLLRYEHLAGVTVSNERKVALYVHISCLIERLIRHAGITAYSGQQCPEQELNRLREAFSVIESNYSVKIPTAELGYIHNILTFETELIEQDQQF from the coding sequence ATGCGCAAAGATGCCCTGCTTGCTTTCCTGATGAACCAAACGGATTTTTTTGATCCGGAGAATGTCAGTGAAGTGTTTACCGCGCGCTATCTGGCGCAGCGTTTTAATATGCAGCGCAATACCGCCAGCCATTATCTGAACCAACTGGTGGCGCAGGGCGTGCTCTGCAAAATCAACACCCGCCCCGTCTATTTCCTGCATAAGCAGGCATTTAGCCAGCAGTTTTTTATCCTTTCGCGTAATGAATACGCCAGTGTCGCGGAGTTGTTAGCGCACGGGGAACAGGAGTGCGCGCCGGACGATCACTTTTCCCTGTTGATTGGCCATAACGAAAGCCTGAAGCGTCTGATTGAGCAACTGAAAACCGCGCTATTTTATCCCGACGGCGGACTGCCGCTACTGATGACCGGCGAAAGCGGTACCGGGAAAAGTTATCTGGCGCAGCTCATGCACGAATATGCCATTGCCCAGGCGCTTCTGTCGCCGGATGCGCCATTTATCAGTTTTAATTGCGCCCAGTATGCGAGCAATCCCGAACTGCTGGCGGCGAATCTTTTTGGTTATGTAAAAGGGGCTTTTACCGGCGCGCAGAGCGACAGACCGGGCGCGTTCGAGGCGGCTGACGGCGGCATGTTATTTCTGGATGAGGTCCACCGGCTGAGCGCCGAAGGGCAGGAGAAGCTCTTTACCTGGCTCGATCGTGGTGAAATTTATCGGGTAGGCGACACCGCGCAGGGGCATCCGGTTTCGGTACGTCTGGTATTTGCGACGACCGAAGAGATACACAGCACCTTTCTGACGACATTTTTGCGACGCATCCCGATTCAGGTCAACCTGCCGGATCTCCAGCACCGCAGCCGCCAGGAAAAAGAGGCGCTGATCTTACTGTTTTTCTGGACGGAGGCGAAAAAACTCTCGGCCACGCTTATCCTCAAACCGCGTTTGTTGCAGATCCTTAATCAGTATGTTTATCGCGGCAACGTCGGCGAGCTGAAAAATGTGGTGAAGTATGCGGTGGCGACGGCATGGGCGAAAAAGCCTGGGCAGGAAACCGTTACCGTGTCGCTGCACGATCTGCCGGATGCCATGCTGTCGGCATTGCCGTCACTGAATGAACCGCTGGCGGACGACGCGCCGGTGAGCATCTCGCCCGACACGAACCTGACCTGGCTGCTGCGCGCCCGTGACGAGATGCAGGGCATGATCCATGATACGCAGTGTCATGTGCTGGCGCTGTACGAGCTGGTACGTAGCGGGAAAGAGGGGTGGGAGACGGTACAAAAAAGAATGGGCGATGAAATTGAAACCCTCTTCGATCGCCTGATTTTTACCGGCGACGATAATGTACGCTCACAGCGGTTGCTGTTAATTACAAGCCAGGTGCGGGAAGAGTTTTATCGTCTGGAGAAGCGCTTCAATATGCAGCTTAACGGCAACTGTATTTACGCGCTTAGCCACTATTTAATCCATCGTACCGCACAGGCGCCTTCTCGTCTCAACAGCGAGCAGATCCGCCGACTGGACGCCTTCCTCGCCCAGAAATCTCCGCTGCTGTACAGTTTCTGTTTACAGATTCTGGAGACGCTGGGCCAGAAGCTGGATCTGGAGCCAAGACGCATTGATATGCTGCTGCTGGCGCTTTGGCTGTATAAACAGGGGGCTAACAGCCAAAAACAGGTGACACATGCGGTGATTCTGGCGCATGGCTATACCACCGCCAGCAGCATCGCTAACGTCGCCAACCGGTTACTGAAAAATACGATTTTTGAATCATTCGATATGCCGCTGGATGTCACGCCGGAGGCGATAGCGCAGCAGGTGATGCGCTATCTGGAAGGGCATCCGCTCGCCTCCGGCCTGATGATTCTGGTGGATATGGGGTCGCTCAAGGCCATTCATCGTCATTTTGATCGCGCGCTCTCCACGCCGGTGACGATTATCAACAACGTCTCGACCAGCATGGCCCTGTATGTAGGCGAGCGTATTTTACAGGGGCATTTTATTGAAGAGATCGCCCGCGATATCGCCCGGGATGTGCCGGTCGAGTATCAGCTCTACTGGCCGAAAAGCGACAAACCGCGCGCTATACTGACCACCTGCGCGACCGGTATCGGTGTGGCGACTAATCTTTGCGCATTACTGAGCGCCAGTATTCCACAGGCGCTGGAGATTGATGTCGTCGCCTGCGATTATGCGATGCTGGCGAGCAATAAAACCCAGGAGCCGGTATTTATTCGCTACGATGTACTGGCGATAGTCGGTACGCTGGACCCGCACATCGCCAGCGTGCCGTGGATTTCGCTCGACTCGCTGATCTCCGGCGAGGGGAACCACTATCTGATGCGGTTGTTTGGTTCGCTGACCACGCCGGAGCAGGTGGCGGAGATCAACAATCTGCTGCTGAAAAACTTCTCGCTCCGACGAGTGATCGAATCCGTCACCATCCTTGACACCAGCAAAGTCATCAACCACGTTGAGCAGTTTCTGCTGCGCTACGAGCATCTGGCGGGCGTTACCGTCTCGAATGAAAGAAAGGTGGCGCTCTATGTGCATATTAGTTGCCTGATTGAGCGTCTGATCCGCCATGCGGGCATTACTGCCTATAGTGGGCAACAGTGTCCGGAGCAGGAACTGAATCGGCTACGGGAAGCGTTTAGTGTCATTGAGAGTAACTACAGTGTCAAAATCCCCACCGCCGAGCTTGGCTATATCCATAATATCCTGACCTTCGAAACAGAACTTATCGAGCAAGATCAACAATTTTAA